A section of the Harmonia axyridis chromosome 2, icHarAxyr1.1, whole genome shotgun sequence genome encodes:
- the LOC123674153 gene encoding protein pangolin, isoforms A/H/I/S isoform X6, whose translation MDSSFDSDNNMDPLKYYFTFEEWQCWKESFENCLHFEGIDENEVKLSVLMNCLGDEGLDIFNFFESYQKENFEAVMTAFDSYFSNEKCVIEETSKLREMIQEENESIDDFFQRIERQADLCDFEAENVRGRMLRDQLVLGICDKDTRNRLKKLKNPNIEDILEYCRRMESSRKSLLMVKIEEIEVDTKENIRLFDETLEDEYDLEDDKSFIYYGQMDHQKNNMDKNNPETNGEKKKPHIKKPLNAFMLYMKEMRAKVVAECTLKESAAINQILGRRWHSLSREEQAKYYEKARQERQLHMQLYPGWSARDNYGYGTKKKKRKKERTPNDSGGNSMKKCRARYGLDHQSQWCKPCRRKKKCIRYMESGDGNDGNQSDDNLGSCGSMGDAHTPPDDDAESLNRSMSSPGGLSALSSLTSPGGMILPSPSTSVASPSVSLASPYMLQSPLTPHEHMDVKLPPPLILQQPPRNPVGTNPHDINNPLSVNQLTGQCVRNDSTDSNSKETTRSIISVT comes from the exons ATGGATTCTTCATTTGATAGCGATAACAACATGGatccattgaaatattatttcactTTTGAAGAATGGCAATGTTGGAAAGAAAGCTTTGAAAATTGTCTTCATTTCGAAGGTATAGATGAGAACGAAGTTAAATTATCAGTTTTGATGAATTGTTTAGGGGACGAGGGCTTGGATAtattcaactttttcgaaagttaccaaaaagaaaattttgaagcTGTGATGACAGCCTTCGATTCTTATTTTTCGAACGAAAAATGTGTAATAGAGGAAACTTCCAAGCTTCGCGAAATGATACAAGAGGAAAACGAAtctattgatgatttttttcaaaggaTCGAGAGGCAAGCCGATCTGTGCGATTTCGAAGCAGAAAATGTTAGGGGGAGAATGTTAAGAGATCAGCTCGTTTTGGGAATTTGTGACAAAGACACACGAAATCgattaaaaaaactgaaaaatcccAACATTGAGGATATACTAGAATACTGCAGAAGAATGGAATCCAGCAGAAAAAGTCTGCTGATGGTGAAAATCGAAGAGATAGAAGTTGATACCAAAGAAAATATTCGTTTATTCGATGAAACACTGGAGGATGAATACGATTTAGAGGATGATAAGTCCTTCATTTACTATGG GCAAATGGATCACCAGAAAAATAATATGGATAAAAATAATCCCGAAACCAATGGAGAAAAGAAGAAACCACATATCAAGAAACCTCTGAATGCATTTATGTTGTATATGAAGGAAATGAGGGCTAAAGTAGTAGCAGAATGCACGCTGAAAGAAAGCGCTGCCATCAACCAAATACTTGGGCGACGG TGGCACTCTCTGAGCCGCGAGGAGCAGGCCAAGTATTACGAGAAGGCCCGACAGGAACGCCAACTGCACATGCAGCTGTATCCAGGCTGGAGCGCTCGGGACAATTACGGTTACGGCACCAAGAAGAAGAAGCGAAAGAAAGAACGAACGCCGAACGACTCGGgag GTAACAGTATGAAAAAATGTAGAGCAAGATATGGATTAGATCATCAGAGTCAGTGGTGCAAACCATGCAG ACGCAAAAAGAAATGCATTCGCTACATGGAATCAGGTGATGGCAATGATGGAAACCAATCAGACGACAATTTAGGCAGCTGTGGTAGCATGGGCGATGCGCATACCCCACCAGATGATGATGCAGAAAGCTTGAACAGATCCATGTCAAGCCCGGGTGGTCTTTCAGCCCTTAGTAGCCTAACTAGTCCTGGCGGTATGATCCTTCCTAGTCCATCTACAAGTGTAGCGAGTCCTTCCGTGAGTTTGGCTAGTCCTTATATGCTGCAAAGCCCCCTGACCCCACACGAACATATGGACGTTAAGTTACCCCCTCCCTTAATACTTCAACAACCCCCTCGTAATCCTGTGGGGACAAATCCACACGATATAAATAATCCACTTAGTGTAAATCAATTAACTGGACAATGTGTACGGAATGATTCGACAGATTCGAATAGTAAAGAGACAACACGTTCGATTATCAGTGTCACGTAG
- the LOC123674153 gene encoding protein pangolin, isoforms A/H/I/S isoform X7: METTMDEPLNLTVKKMPIAIVAPFTVIDNKNNKKPTAEIRANKNEDVPEDLSLRDKYEKDYFANYPNLNIQHDHQEGRNRFNKNTYREQELILNDMNKLCDFGTKNFAATSEYMEYADRLYEHKFLAAWYINSMIENQRNTYFNFMQQQQAAAARAPYAFDKSNKPENNRILNNLLEKKSNHSCKFPVNFDALIKNEMASKDETTNFAERQMDHQKNNMDKNNPETNGEKKKPHIKKPLNAFMLYMKEMRAKVVAECTLKESAAINQILGRRWHSLSREEQAKYYEKARQERQLHMQLYPGWSARDNYGYGTKKKKRKKERTPNDSGGNSMKKCRARYGLDHQSQWCKPCRRKKKCIRYMESGDGNDGNQSDDNLGSCGSMGDAHTPPDDDAESLNRSMSSPGGLSALSSLTSPGGMILPSPSTSVASPSVSLASPYMLQSPLTPHEHMDVKLPPPLILQQPPRNPVGTNPHDINNPLSVNQLTGQCVRNDSTDSNSKETTRSIISVT, encoded by the exons ATGGAGACCACAATGGACGAACCACTGAACTTAACAGTTAAAAAAATGCCGATAGCCATTGTAGCGCCATTCACCGTCATCGacaacaaaaacaataaaaaacccACCGCTGAAATACGCGCCAATAAGAATGAAGACGTACCCGAGGACCTATCGCTGAGAGACAAATACGAGAAGGATTACTTCGCCAACTACCCCAATTTGAACATCCAACACGACCATCAGGAAGGCCGCAATCGCTTCAACAAGAACACCTACCGAGAACAAGAGCTTATCCTGAACGACATGAACAAACTCTGTGACTTCGGCACCAAGAACTTCGCCGCCACCTCGGAGTACATGGAGTACGCGGATCGGCTCTACGAGCACAAATTCCTCGCGGCGTGGTACATAAATTCTATGATCGAGAACCAGCGCAACACCTATTTCAACTTCATGCAACAGCAGCAGGCCGCGGCCGCGCGAGCGCCCTATGCCTTCGACAAAAGTAACAAGCCGGAAAACAACCGGATCCTGAATAATCTGCTGGAGAAGAAATCCAATCATAGCTGCAAGTTTCCGGTGAATTTCGACGCGCTCATAAAGAACGAGATGGCTAGCAAAGACGAAACCACCAACTTCGCTGAGAG GCAAATGGATCACCAGAAAAATAATATGGATAAAAATAATCCCGAAACCAATGGAGAAAAGAAGAAACCACATATCAAGAAACCTCTGAATGCATTTATGTTGTATATGAAGGAAATGAGGGCTAAAGTAGTAGCAGAATGCACGCTGAAAGAAAGCGCTGCCATCAACCAAATACTTGGGCGACGG TGGCACTCTCTGAGCCGCGAGGAGCAGGCCAAGTATTACGAGAAGGCCCGACAGGAACGCCAACTGCACATGCAGCTGTATCCAGGCTGGAGCGCTCGGGACAATTACGGTTACGGCACCAAGAAGAAGAAGCGAAAGAAAGAACGAACGCCGAACGACTCGGgag GTAACAGTATGAAAAAATGTAGAGCAAGATATGGATTAGATCATCAGAGTCAGTGGTGCAAACCATGCAG ACGCAAAAAGAAATGCATTCGCTACATGGAATCAGGTGATGGCAATGATGGAAACCAATCAGACGACAATTTAGGCAGCTGTGGTAGCATGGGCGATGCGCATACCCCACCAGATGATGATGCAGAAAGCTTGAACAGATCCATGTCAAGCCCGGGTGGTCTTTCAGCCCTTAGTAGCCTAACTAGTCCTGGCGGTATGATCCTTCCTAGTCCATCTACAAGTGTAGCGAGTCCTTCCGTGAGTTTGGCTAGTCCTTATATGCTGCAAAGCCCCCTGACCCCACACGAACATATGGACGTTAAGTTACCCCCTCCCTTAATACTTCAACAACCCCCTCGTAATCCTGTGGGGACAAATCCACACGATATAAATAATCCACTTAGTGTAAATCAATTAACTGGACAATGTGTACGGAATGATTCGACAGATTCGAATAGTAAAGAGACAACACGTTCGATTATCAGTGTCACGTAG
- the LOC123674153 gene encoding protein pangolin, isoforms A/H/I/S isoform X8: MDSSFDSDNNMDPLKYYFTFEEWQCWKESFENCLHFEGIDENEVKLSVLMNCLGDEGLDIFNFFESYQKENFEAVMTAFDSYFSNEKCVIEETSKLREMIQEENESIDDFFQRIERQADLCDFEAENVRGRMLRDQLVLGICDKDTRNRLKKLKNPNIEDILEYCRRMESSRKSLLMVKIEEIEVDTKENIRLFDETLEDEYDLEDDKSFIYYGQMDHQKNNMDKNNPETNGEKKKPHIKKPLNAFMLYMKEMRAKVVAECTLKESAAINQILGRRWHALGREEQAKYYELARRERQLHMQLYPDWSSRANATRGKKRKRKQDPQDGGNSMKKCRARYGLDHQSQWCKPCRRKKKCIRYMESGDGNDGNQSDDNLGSCGSMGDAHTPPDDDAESLNRSMSSPGGLSALSSLTSPGGMILPSPSTSVASPSVSLASPYMLQSPLTPHEHMDVKLPPPLILQQPPRNPVGTNPHDINNPLSVNQLTGQCVRNDSTDSNSKETTRSIISVT; encoded by the exons ATGGATTCTTCATTTGATAGCGATAACAACATGGatccattgaaatattatttcactTTTGAAGAATGGCAATGTTGGAAAGAAAGCTTTGAAAATTGTCTTCATTTCGAAGGTATAGATGAGAACGAAGTTAAATTATCAGTTTTGATGAATTGTTTAGGGGACGAGGGCTTGGATAtattcaactttttcgaaagttaccaaaaagaaaattttgaagcTGTGATGACAGCCTTCGATTCTTATTTTTCGAACGAAAAATGTGTAATAGAGGAAACTTCCAAGCTTCGCGAAATGATACAAGAGGAAAACGAAtctattgatgatttttttcaaaggaTCGAGAGGCAAGCCGATCTGTGCGATTTCGAAGCAGAAAATGTTAGGGGGAGAATGTTAAGAGATCAGCTCGTTTTGGGAATTTGTGACAAAGACACACGAAATCgattaaaaaaactgaaaaatcccAACATTGAGGATATACTAGAATACTGCAGAAGAATGGAATCCAGCAGAAAAAGTCTGCTGATGGTGAAAATCGAAGAGATAGAAGTTGATACCAAAGAAAATATTCGTTTATTCGATGAAACACTGGAGGATGAATACGATTTAGAGGATGATAAGTCCTTCATTTACTATGG GCAAATGGATCACCAGAAAAATAATATGGATAAAAATAATCCCGAAACCAATGGAGAAAAGAAGAAACCACATATCAAGAAACCTCTGAATGCATTTATGTTGTATATGAAGGAAATGAGGGCTAAAGTAGTAGCAGAATGCACGCTGAAAGAAAGCGCTGCCATCAACCAAATACTTGGGCGACGG TGGCACGCACTGGGCCGTGAGGAACAGGCAAAGTACTATGAGCTGGCTAGGCGCGAGCGACAGCTGCACATGCAGCTCTACCCGGATTGGTCGTCACGCGCCAACGCCACTCGTGGCAAGAAGAGGAAGCGCAAGCAAGACCCCCAAGACGGAG GTAACAGTATGAAAAAATGTAGAGCAAGATATGGATTAGATCATCAGAGTCAGTGGTGCAAACCATGCAG ACGCAAAAAGAAATGCATTCGCTACATGGAATCAGGTGATGGCAATGATGGAAACCAATCAGACGACAATTTAGGCAGCTGTGGTAGCATGGGCGATGCGCATACCCCACCAGATGATGATGCAGAAAGCTTGAACAGATCCATGTCAAGCCCGGGTGGTCTTTCAGCCCTTAGTAGCCTAACTAGTCCTGGCGGTATGATCCTTCCTAGTCCATCTACAAGTGTAGCGAGTCCTTCCGTGAGTTTGGCTAGTCCTTATATGCTGCAAAGCCCCCTGACCCCACACGAACATATGGACGTTAAGTTACCCCCTCCCTTAATACTTCAACAACCCCCTCGTAATCCTGTGGGGACAAATCCACACGATATAAATAATCCACTTAGTGTAAATCAATTAACTGGACAATGTGTACGGAATGATTCGACAGATTCGAATAGTAAAGAGACAACACGTTCGATTATCAGTGTCACGTAG